The following proteins are co-located in the Luteolibacter rhizosphaerae genome:
- a CDS encoding GH39 family glycosyl hydrolase produces MTSIKTLALLLLSGSAMAESFPVTIRVDVERPGAELKPIWRFFGADEPNYAYMKHGDELLGHLGSMKPKEVFFRAHSLLVTGDGTPALKWGSTNAYTEDAQGNPVYDWTIVDRIFDTYLKNGVRPYVQIGFMPQALSAKPEPYRHHWTPLAKYDDIYTGWTYPPKDWAKWEDLVYQWAKHSAEKYGKEEVLKWYWQTWNEPNIGYWRGTRDEFFKLHDHAIRAVRRAIPDAKVGGPDLAGGAGGDFLRAFLDHCIKGKNKATSETGTPIDFISFHAKGQPKDINGRVQMGISSQLRDIDGAFAVIARYPELRDTPIVIGESDPEGCAACQGPNLAYRNGTMYSSYTAASFPRKLDLADKHGVNLEGALTWAFEFEDQPYFAGFRSLATNGIDKPVLNVFRMFSKMSGSRLPVSSDSAVSLPDMLRSGVRGKPDVSALAAADGKKITVLAWHYHDDDLRGPDAELRIDLLGAPKGVPKVKRYLVDETHSNSFTAWQAMGSPQTPTAQQIADLEEACKLVELKEEPRFIEEEKLSAVLLTLPRQGVTLLELEWE; encoded by the coding sequence ATGACCTCCATCAAAACCCTCGCGCTGCTCCTCCTGTCCGGGTCCGCCATGGCGGAATCCTTTCCCGTCACCATCCGCGTGGACGTGGAGCGGCCCGGTGCGGAGCTCAAACCGATCTGGCGTTTCTTCGGCGCGGATGAGCCGAACTACGCCTACATGAAGCATGGCGACGAGTTGTTGGGGCATCTCGGTTCGATGAAACCGAAGGAGGTCTTCTTCCGTGCCCACAGCCTGTTGGTCACCGGCGATGGTACTCCGGCATTGAAGTGGGGCTCGACCAATGCCTACACCGAGGATGCGCAGGGAAACCCGGTGTATGACTGGACCATCGTTGACCGCATCTTCGATACCTACCTGAAGAACGGCGTGCGTCCCTACGTGCAGATCGGCTTCATGCCGCAGGCGCTTTCTGCCAAGCCCGAGCCCTACCGTCATCACTGGACCCCGCTCGCGAAGTATGACGACATCTACACCGGTTGGACCTACCCGCCGAAGGATTGGGCGAAGTGGGAAGATCTCGTCTATCAGTGGGCGAAGCACTCCGCGGAGAAGTATGGCAAGGAGGAGGTGCTGAAGTGGTACTGGCAGACCTGGAACGAGCCGAACATCGGCTACTGGCGCGGCACTCGCGACGAGTTCTTCAAGCTGCATGATCACGCGATCCGTGCCGTTCGCCGTGCCATCCCGGATGCAAAGGTGGGTGGCCCGGATCTTGCGGGAGGTGCCGGCGGGGATTTCCTGCGGGCCTTCCTCGATCACTGCATCAAGGGCAAAAACAAGGCGACCAGCGAGACCGGTACGCCGATCGACTTCATCTCCTTCCACGCGAAGGGCCAGCCGAAGGATATCAACGGTCGGGTGCAGATGGGCATCTCAAGCCAGCTGCGCGATATTGACGGCGCCTTCGCGGTGATCGCGCGTTATCCGGAGTTGAGGGACACGCCGATCGTCATCGGCGAGTCCGACCCGGAAGGCTGCGCGGCCTGTCAGGGACCGAACCTCGCCTACCGCAATGGCACCATGTATTCCAGCTACACCGCGGCCAGCTTCCCGCGGAAGCTCGATCTTGCGGACAAGCACGGAGTGAATCTGGAAGGCGCGCTTACCTGGGCTTTCGAGTTCGAGGATCAACCCTACTTCGCCGGCTTCCGCTCGCTTGCGACCAACGGGATCGACAAGCCGGTGCTGAATGTCTTCCGCATGTTCTCGAAGATGAGCGGCTCGCGCCTGCCGGTATCCAGCGACTCGGCGGTATCCCTGCCGGACATGCTCCGTTCCGGCGTGCGGGGGAAGCCCGATGTGTCGGCACTCGCCGCGGCGGATGGCAAGAAGATCACGGTGCTCGCCTGGCACTATCACGACGACGATCTGCGCGGTCCGGATGCCGAGCTGCGGATCGATCTGTTAGGCGCGCCGAAGGGGGTGCCGAAGGTGAAGCGCTATCTGGTGGATGAAACCCACTCGAACTCCTTCACCGCATGGCAGGCGATGGGATCTCCTCAGACCCCGACGGCCCAGCAGATCGCCGACTTGGAAGAAGCATGCAAGCTGGTGGAGCTGAAGGAAGAGCCGCGCTTCATCGAGGAGGAGAAGCTCTCTGCCGTGTTGCTTACCCTGCCACGGCAAGGGGTGACGCTGCTGGAACTGGAGTGGGAGTGA
- a CDS encoding Amuc_1100 family pilus-like protein — protein sequence MSWIQENRFAAGLGGITAVAAAGLIAWAVSAGNGYTKAKEEFDTTAQEVDKMVKGPVFPNDENLSEKEKAVKDYKESVSKLEQAFDKFRAPTPANIEPGDFNDAVKKALEAATKAITDAKGEVPADFFIGFEAYKDAPARKEATGILSYELEAISNLFASLAASGPAKVLNVTRPLLEEEEGKVFDGKGKSYRALPIEISFNGKEDVLRKFLSSLDDSGKFYYVIRSVRVVNEKLKAPTAADGQFKTEEAGAEGAAAAPAADPFGGAAAGGFVLPGEGDAAAPAAPDAAAPAPAPEAAAPAAGGSGVILQEVLGAEKINVFLRIDIIQFLDAKA from the coding sequence ATGAGCTGGATCCAGGAAAACCGTTTCGCCGCCGGACTCGGCGGTATCACCGCCGTCGCCGCTGCCGGCCTGATCGCTTGGGCGGTCAGCGCGGGCAATGGCTACACCAAGGCCAAGGAGGAGTTCGACACCACCGCTCAAGAAGTGGATAAGATGGTGAAAGGCCCTGTCTTCCCGAACGACGAAAACCTCTCCGAGAAGGAGAAGGCCGTGAAGGATTACAAGGAGTCCGTCTCCAAGCTGGAGCAGGCCTTCGACAAGTTCCGCGCGCCGACCCCGGCCAACATCGAGCCCGGTGACTTCAACGACGCCGTGAAGAAGGCGCTCGAAGCCGCCACCAAGGCGATCACCGATGCCAAGGGTGAAGTGCCCGCCGACTTCTTCATCGGCTTCGAAGCCTACAAGGACGCCCCGGCCCGCAAGGAAGCCACCGGCATCCTGAGCTACGAGCTGGAAGCCATCAGCAACCTCTTCGCCAGCCTCGCCGCTTCCGGCCCGGCCAAGGTGCTTAACGTGACCCGCCCGCTGCTTGAAGAAGAAGAAGGCAAGGTCTTCGACGGCAAGGGCAAGAGCTACCGCGCCCTGCCGATCGAAATCTCCTTCAACGGCAAGGAAGATGTCCTGCGCAAGTTCCTCTCGTCCTTGGATGACTCCGGGAAGTTCTACTATGTGATCCGCTCGGTTCGCGTGGTGAACGAGAAGCTGAAGGCTCCGACCGCTGCCGATGGTCAGTTCAAGACGGAGGAAGCCGGTGCCGAAGGCGCGGCTGCCGCGCCTGCCGCCGATCCCTTCGGTGGTGCCGCTGCCGGTGGCTTCGTGCTGCCGGGAGAAGGCGATGCCGCCGCCCCCGCTGCTCCTGACGCTGCTGCTCCTGCCCCCGCTCCCGAGGCCGCCGCGCCTGCTGCCGGTGGCAGCGGTGTGATCCTTCAAGAAGTCCTCGGTGCAGAGAAGATCAATGTCTTCCTCCGCATCGACATCATCCAATTCCTCGACGCGAAGGCTTAA
- a CDS encoding LptF/LptG family permease — protein sequence MPRILVPLILAIAGALLAFKVGPLEREAVAEQMENFPGVQEQAHALRPMIAMALCMLPAIGGFFYIMSGTLARYVTRQFLVIFLICLGGLFVVWLVADLGDNLDDLKLAPEPVKLALKLYTVRLPEIIVMLLPYSLLLSILYCLGRLSRSREIVAMIQTGRGLAQLTMPFLVAGTLAAVLCAGLNYQWAPAAIGAENSILREAKGIGGVAEPNIRYRNFQARRLWMVGSFPRDYQKGVPLQDVTVIQEHPDGRLNTIISGKTAAWSPTTGVWTLTEPRQRVFGENRYPDFVKNLPDPMRIEGWEEVPTQIIRPGLPAEQLGIPDLNDWLEANPDNSWASRGGHLTQWHYRWAQPVNCLIVVLLATPLGVVFSRRGASGGVAMAVFLCAGMLFVSNVCLNLGASGHVKAVWAAWLPSIIFGTIAVYLFQRRLAGRPIYQTLMKFLPSGA from the coding sequence ATGCCGCGCATCCTCGTTCCGCTCATCCTCGCCATCGCCGGCGCTCTTCTCGCCTTCAAGGTGGGCCCTCTCGAACGGGAGGCGGTAGCCGAGCAAATGGAGAATTTCCCCGGCGTGCAGGAGCAGGCGCACGCACTGCGCCCGATGATCGCCATGGCGCTGTGCATGCTGCCGGCGATCGGCGGCTTCTTCTACATCATGAGCGGCACGCTGGCCCGCTACGTGACGCGGCAGTTCCTGGTAATCTTCCTGATCTGTCTCGGCGGCCTCTTCGTGGTCTGGCTGGTCGCGGATCTGGGCGATAATCTGGACGACCTGAAGCTGGCTCCGGAGCCGGTGAAACTGGCGCTGAAGCTCTACACGGTGCGGCTGCCGGAGATCATCGTGATGCTGCTGCCCTATTCGCTGCTGCTCTCGATCCTCTACTGCCTGGGCCGCCTCTCCCGCTCGCGGGAGATCGTGGCGATGATCCAGACCGGCCGCGGGCTGGCCCAGCTGACGATGCCGTTCCTGGTTGCTGGCACGCTGGCCGCGGTGCTGTGCGCGGGGCTAAACTACCAGTGGGCCCCGGCCGCGATCGGCGCGGAGAACTCGATCCTGCGCGAAGCCAAGGGCATCGGCGGTGTGGCCGAGCCGAACATCCGCTACCGGAACTTCCAAGCGCGGCGGCTTTGGATGGTGGGCTCCTTCCCGCGCGATTACCAAAAGGGCGTGCCGCTGCAGGATGTGACGGTGATCCAAGAGCACCCGGACGGTCGTCTGAACACAATCATTTCAGGCAAAACGGCGGCATGGTCGCCGACGACGGGCGTGTGGACCCTGACCGAGCCGCGGCAACGGGTCTTCGGCGAGAACCGCTACCCGGACTTCGTGAAGAACCTGCCGGATCCGATGCGGATCGAGGGCTGGGAGGAAGTGCCGACGCAGATCATCCGGCCCGGCCTGCCTGCCGAACAACTCGGCATCCCCGATCTGAACGACTGGCTGGAGGCGAATCCCGACAATAGCTGGGCGAGCCGCGGCGGTCACCTGACGCAGTGGCACTACCGCTGGGCGCAGCCGGTGAATTGCCTCATCGTGGTGCTGCTGGCGACGCCGCTGGGAGTGGTATTTTCGCGGCGCGGGGCGAGCGGTGGCGTGGCGATGGCGGTCTTCCTGTGCGCGGGGATGCTCTTCGTCTCCAACGTGTGCCTGAACCTGGGCGCCTCCGGCCACGTAAAGGCGGTGTGGGCGGCATGGCTGCCGAGCATCATTTTCGGCACGATCGCGGTTTACCTCTTCCAGCGCCGCTTGGCGGGCCGCCCGATTTACCAGACGCTGATGAAGTTCCTGCCGTCCGGGGCCTGA
- a CDS encoding BON domain-containing protein, translating into MNTSNLFRSLRWMMLAAAINTATATPEMGPEGGPDTADFIAMDIKADRQLVGCKLDVSVDNSIATVSGTALSLQQAERAVARAKSMEGVRAVVNRVRIINPVAKDAVLAERVEKRLVAHGAIDATRVKVSVDHRLATLSGEIGSWDEQELAREIATEIPGISEVDNRLEVTFDTVRTDDAIREQIRYMVADNPLFTGVHVDVMVKEGVVSLGGEVGSPGEKDQLVHLSHVTGVTEVWADDIMINSDLAMEGMGGKVPSEHDTLKAFNAAIAADERLVNADIRGELTERVLKITGTAPSREARSAAESTARGLPGISIVSNEIRVTGESSTAQNVKDPRVAAVTP; encoded by the coding sequence ATGAATACATCAAATCTCTTCCGATCCCTCCGGTGGATGATGCTGGCCGCAGCTATCAATACTGCTACAGCAACACCGGAGATGGGCCCTGAAGGCGGCCCGGACACCGCCGACTTCATCGCCATGGACATCAAGGCCGACCGACAGCTGGTGGGCTGCAAACTGGATGTCTCGGTCGATAATAGCATCGCAACCGTCAGCGGTACCGCTTTGTCCCTACAACAAGCCGAGCGAGCTGTCGCCCGAGCCAAGTCCATGGAGGGCGTGCGCGCTGTCGTGAACCGGGTACGAATCATCAATCCGGTGGCAAAGGATGCCGTCCTAGCCGAGCGGGTGGAGAAGCGCTTGGTGGCTCATGGAGCGATCGATGCGACCCGGGTGAAGGTGAGCGTGGATCACCGTCTCGCGACTCTGAGTGGCGAGATCGGTTCTTGGGACGAGCAGGAGCTTGCCCGCGAAATCGCGACCGAAATCCCGGGAATTTCAGAGGTGGACAACCGCCTCGAAGTGACCTTTGACACGGTGCGGACGGATGATGCGATCCGCGAGCAGATCCGCTATATGGTGGCGGACAACCCGCTCTTCACCGGCGTGCACGTGGATGTGATGGTGAAGGAGGGCGTGGTCAGCTTGGGTGGCGAAGTCGGCAGCCCGGGTGAAAAGGATCAACTGGTGCATCTCTCGCACGTGACCGGCGTCACTGAAGTGTGGGCGGACGACATCATGATCAACAGCGATCTGGCGATGGAAGGCATGGGCGGGAAGGTGCCCAGCGAGCACGATACGCTGAAGGCCTTCAACGCGGCGATTGCTGCCGATGAGCGCTTGGTGAATGCGGACATCCGCGGCGAGTTGACCGAGCGGGTGCTGAAGATCACCGGCACGGCTCCCAGCCGCGAGGCCCGTAGTGCGGCTGAGTCCACCGCGCGCGGTCTTCCGGGCATTTCAATCGTATCGAACGAGATTCGCGTGACTGGCGAAAGCAGCACGGCTCAGAACGTGAAGGATCCCCGCGTGGCGGCCGTCACTCCGTGA
- a CDS encoding type I 3-dehydroquinate dehydratase, whose translation MSSQRPVLKPYQPLVVGSFGNAESLAAASIAEARVACDLIEIRLDLLDVEDILTGSRPWVHLEGLPLLFTARRGDEGGAGDLDAGKRLELLRASLPDAAIIDIELASVDVSGSLKEELREQGLSWVASWHDFEGRDDSFGRIPELAAEAAKAGASCFKAAVRLHDLEGLKKLVALQKAGAEIPLALMGMGPLAPASRVLCAQHGGVLNYGYIGNAPTAPGQWSARLLKEAIADSVGI comes from the coding sequence GTGAGTTCCCAACGCCCCGTGCTCAAGCCCTACCAACCCTTGGTGGTTGGAAGCTTCGGAAATGCGGAAAGCCTTGCAGCCGCAAGCATTGCCGAGGCGAGGGTGGCCTGCGACCTGATCGAGATCCGGCTCGATCTGTTGGACGTGGAAGACATCCTAACAGGATCAAGGCCTTGGGTACATCTGGAGGGTCTCCCGCTGCTCTTCACCGCCCGCCGCGGAGATGAGGGAGGAGCCGGAGATCTGGATGCCGGGAAGCGCCTCGAACTGCTCCGGGCGAGTCTTCCCGACGCGGCGATCATCGACATCGAATTGGCTTCCGTGGATGTGAGCGGAAGCTTGAAGGAGGAACTGCGTGAGCAGGGGCTGTCCTGGGTGGCGTCCTGGCACGATTTCGAGGGCCGGGACGATAGCTTCGGCAGGATTCCGGAACTGGCGGCGGAGGCGGCCAAGGCCGGTGCCTCATGTTTCAAGGCGGCGGTTCGACTGCATGATCTGGAGGGACTTAAGAAACTTGTAGCGCTACAGAAGGCGGGAGCTGAGATCCCGCTGGCGCTGATGGGGATGGGGCCGCTGGCACCGGCTTCCCGGGTGCTGTGCGCGCAGCACGGAGGGGTGCTAAACTACGGCTACATCGGGAATGCGCCGACGGCACCGGGGCAGTGGAGCGCCCGGCTGCTGAAGGAGGCGATCGCGGACTCGGTGGGGATTTGA
- a CDS encoding Amuc_1101 family PilM-like pilus complex protein yields the protein MADNQSSIALNIGSQRVSMAVFEPSKSGSSLVLKAYDSETVLADPATEASRPAQIAYAIGQLSQRLKAKGKVRYAVSGQSVFTRFVKLPPLGDDDIEQLVTFEAQQHVPFPLEEVAWDYEILESSGEKEVVIVAIKAESLDELNESVTSTGMSTAEVDVAPMALYNAFRAAYPNVTEPVLLIDIGAKATDLLYIEGKRFFTRSVNRGGVSITSAISKEYGVPFGEAEAHKTQSGLVALGGGHTEQLDETTAALASTIRNALGQLPAEIARTTNYYRSQHGGNAPKMVVLAGGGANLPYTKEFFEEKLHLPVEFFNPVSAISVGKNVDTEKLGREAHLMGELVGLGLRSIGKSAINIDLVPTKVQAARTADKQKPFFIGAAALFLGGLAAWGLFNTLAKAKAEGELKSLTEQKEALEQYNTPLQAQTKQQAALVERASQYTKTEEERSFWLETIQEVQAAFASEAVWITDFEPVFGYQPFEKDNKPRSTVKGEFYSINYGQTALESIKVEGPNAGKKPAKGAPPAPEITPTANAIRITGFWRSNPRGSNVIYDILKKLRANPQHLKFEALPWTAASGKTPAKFGTEPVEVPDQNIVKQLESAPAAEEFAAPFVVVIPLSREVPVR from the coding sequence ATGGCTGACAACCAGTCCTCAATCGCATTAAACATCGGCTCCCAGCGGGTCAGCATGGCCGTCTTCGAGCCATCGAAGTCCGGCAGCAGCCTCGTCCTGAAGGCCTACGACAGTGAAACCGTGCTGGCCGATCCGGCCACCGAGGCTTCCCGTCCGGCCCAGATCGCCTACGCCATCGGCCAGCTCAGCCAGCGGCTGAAGGCCAAGGGCAAGGTCCGCTACGCTGTCTCCGGCCAGTCCGTCTTCACCCGCTTCGTCAAGCTTCCGCCCTTGGGCGACGATGACATCGAGCAGCTGGTGACCTTCGAAGCCCAGCAGCACGTCCCCTTCCCGCTGGAAGAGGTCGCATGGGACTACGAGATCCTCGAAAGCTCCGGTGAGAAGGAAGTCGTGATCGTTGCGATCAAGGCTGAATCCCTCGACGAACTCAACGAGTCGGTGACCTCCACCGGCATGAGCACCGCCGAAGTGGATGTCGCCCCGATGGCGCTCTACAATGCCTTCCGCGCCGCCTATCCGAATGTCACCGAGCCGGTCCTCCTGATCGACATCGGCGCGAAGGCGACCGACCTGCTTTACATCGAAGGCAAGCGCTTCTTCACCCGCAGCGTGAACCGCGGCGGCGTCTCGATCACCTCGGCGATCTCGAAGGAGTACGGCGTGCCCTTCGGCGAGGCGGAAGCCCACAAGACCCAGAGCGGTCTGGTGGCCCTCGGCGGCGGTCACACCGAGCAGCTCGATGAGACGACGGCGGCCCTCGCCTCGACCATCCGCAATGCCCTCGGCCAGCTGCCGGCGGAAATCGCCCGCACCACGAACTACTACCGCAGCCAGCACGGCGGCAATGCGCCGAAGATGGTGGTGCTCGCCGGTGGTGGCGCGAACCTCCCTTACACCAAGGAGTTCTTCGAAGAAAAGCTGCACCTGCCGGTGGAGTTCTTCAATCCCGTCAGCGCCATCTCCGTCGGCAAGAACGTCGATACCGAGAAGCTGGGCCGCGAGGCTCACCTGATGGGCGAGCTGGTGGGCCTCGGCCTGCGCAGCATCGGCAAGTCCGCGATCAACATCGACCTCGTTCCGACCAAGGTTCAGGCCGCCCGTACCGCGGACAAGCAGAAGCCCTTCTTTATCGGAGCGGCGGCTCTCTTCCTCGGCGGTCTTGCCGCATGGGGGCTCTTCAACACTCTCGCCAAGGCCAAGGCCGAAGGTGAACTCAAGAGCCTCACCGAGCAGAAGGAAGCCCTCGAGCAATACAACACGCCGCTGCAGGCCCAGACCAAGCAGCAGGCCGCGCTCGTGGAACGCGCCTCTCAATACACCAAGACCGAAGAGGAGCGCAGCTTCTGGCTCGAAACCATCCAGGAGGTCCAAGCGGCATTCGCCAGCGAGGCGGTCTGGATCACCGACTTCGAGCCGGTCTTCGGCTATCAGCCCTTCGAGAAGGACAACAAGCCGCGCTCGACCGTGAAGGGCGAGTTCTACAGCATCAACTACGGCCAGACCGCCCTTGAGAGCATCAAGGTGGAAGGCCCGAATGCTGGCAAGAAGCCGGCGAAGGGTGCTCCGCCCGCTCCGGAAATCACGCCGACCGCGAATGCCATCCGCATCACCGGTTTCTGGCGCAGCAATCCACGCGGCAGCAATGTCATCTACGACATCCTGAAGAAGCTCCGCGCGAATCCGCAGCACCTCAAGTTCGAGGCGCTGCCGTGGACCGCCGCTTCCGGCAAGACCCCGGCCAAGTTCGGCACCGAGCCGGTCGAAGTGCCGGATCAGAACATCGTCAAGCAATTGGAAAGCGCCCCGGCCGCCGAGGAATTCGCTGCTCCTTTTGTCGTCGTCATCCCGCTTTCCCGCGAAGTTCCCGTCCGCTGA
- a CDS encoding ATP-dependent DNA helicase: MIASLEGQPLPDAFVEEIALAFSHGGALARSKDFEFRAEQQQLAVAVAEALVGKRCLVAEAGTGVGKSLAYLVPAARFALQSGRKAIISTHTINLQEQLIRKDIPIVRKILGEELPAVLLKGRGNYLCPLRLRRAFEQSGDLFTSTENEELNRIREWAEGTKDGTLSDLDFQPSMKVWLQVCSEAHLCTARHCGPRGNCFFQEARKAAAEAKLVVVNHTLFFALLETGDSLENEKPSGFLFPNDFVILDEAHTLEQVAAVQLGLRVSQAGMRFDLQRLYNPRTRKGLLRSFRKSSALLAVEDAIKAADEFFGDLGHAAHFGEYSKEWRVRQPELVPNSAAEPLRRLWTEIDALAADVESETTRAELQDASRKLREAHGAIGCFLDQSGEDNVHWIERSGRDESLFSLHAAPIRVADKLRTLLFAPGKTCVMTSATLGVGDPLLGWFRGRVGAEDVPALCIGSPFDFQRQMKIRIWKTMPEPTAPAYGKALVEAIRAAVEASEGKAFVLFTSYRTMKNAADALRRHFEDRGWRLLVQGDGMPRHRMVEEFRKDIHSILFGTDSFWTGVDVPGETLSNVVVTRLPFAVPDHPLTQSRLEALEAEGANPFMEYSVPEAILKLRQGVGRLIRTAKDQGLVSILDNRILTKRYGRLFLDALPQAPVEVVG, encoded by the coding sequence ATGATCGCCTCCCTCGAGGGCCAGCCCCTGCCCGATGCCTTCGTCGAGGAGATCGCCTTGGCATTCTCCCACGGCGGCGCCCTCGCCCGGTCAAAGGACTTCGAATTCCGGGCCGAGCAGCAGCAACTCGCCGTGGCCGTGGCCGAAGCCTTGGTCGGGAAACGCTGCCTCGTGGCGGAAGCCGGCACCGGCGTGGGCAAGTCGCTCGCCTACCTCGTCCCCGCCGCCCGCTTCGCCCTTCAGAGCGGGCGCAAGGCGATCATCTCCACCCACACGATCAACTTGCAGGAGCAGTTGATCCGTAAAGATATACCAATTGTTCGGAAGATCTTGGGTGAGGAACTTCCCGCCGTGCTCTTGAAGGGTCGGGGAAACTACCTCTGCCCGCTCCGCCTGCGCCGCGCCTTCGAGCAATCCGGCGACCTCTTCACCTCCACGGAAAACGAGGAGTTGAACCGCATCCGCGAGTGGGCGGAGGGCACCAAGGATGGTACCCTGAGCGATCTCGACTTCCAGCCCTCCATGAAGGTCTGGCTGCAGGTCTGCTCGGAGGCGCACCTCTGCACCGCCCGCCACTGCGGCCCGCGCGGGAATTGCTTCTTCCAGGAAGCCCGCAAGGCCGCGGCCGAGGCCAAGCTGGTGGTGGTCAACCACACGCTCTTCTTCGCCCTGCTGGAGACCGGGGATTCCTTGGAAAACGAGAAGCCCTCCGGTTTCCTGTTTCCGAATGACTTCGTGATCCTCGATGAGGCGCACACGCTGGAGCAAGTCGCCGCCGTCCAGCTAGGCCTCCGTGTCAGTCAGGCGGGCATGCGCTTCGATCTCCAGCGGCTCTACAATCCACGCACCCGCAAGGGCTTGTTACGCTCCTTCCGCAAGTCGTCCGCGCTGCTCGCGGTGGAAGACGCGATCAAGGCGGCCGACGAATTCTTCGGCGATCTGGGCCACGCCGCGCACTTCGGCGAGTACTCGAAGGAATGGCGCGTCCGCCAACCGGAGCTGGTGCCGAATAGCGCCGCCGAGCCCCTGCGTCGCCTCTGGACGGAGATCGATGCCCTCGCCGCGGATGTGGAAAGCGAGACGACCCGCGCCGAGCTGCAGGATGCCTCCCGCAAGCTTCGCGAGGCCCATGGCGCCATCGGCTGCTTTCTCGATCAGAGCGGGGAGGACAATGTCCACTGGATCGAGCGCTCGGGTCGCGATGAGAGCCTTTTCTCCCTGCATGCCGCGCCGATCCGCGTGGCGGACAAGCTCCGCACCCTGCTCTTCGCGCCGGGGAAAACCTGCGTGATGACCAGCGCCACGCTCGGGGTGGGGGATCCCTTGCTCGGCTGGTTCCGCGGCCGGGTCGGCGCGGAGGATGTGCCCGCCCTCTGCATCGGCAGTCCCTTCGATTTCCAGCGCCAGATGAAGATCCGCATCTGGAAAACCATGCCGGAGCCCACCGCTCCCGCCTATGGCAAGGCGCTTGTGGAAGCGATCCGCGCCGCCGTCGAAGCCAGCGAGGGCAAGGCCTTCGTGCTCTTCACGAGCTATCGCACCATGAAAAACGCCGCGGACGCGCTCCGCCGCCACTTCGAGGATCGCGGCTGGCGCCTGCTGGTTCAGGGCGATGGCATGCCGCGTCACCGCATGGTCGAGGAATTCCGGAAGGATATCCACAGCATCCTCTTCGGCACCGACAGCTTCTGGACCGGCGTGGATGTGCCCGGGGAAACGCTCTCGAACGTGGTCGTCACCCGCTTGCCCTTCGCCGTGCCGGACCATCCGCTCACCCAGTCTCGCTTGGAAGCACTCGAAGCGGAAGGGGCGAACCCCTTCATGGAATACTCCGTCCCGGAGGCTATCCTGAAGCTCCGCCAAGGCGTCGGCCGCCTCATTCGCACCGCAAAGGACCAAGGTCTCGTCTCGATCCTCGACAACCGGATCCTGACCAAACGCTACGGCCGCCTCTTCCTCGACGCCCTCCCGCAGGCCCCCGTCGAAGTTGTCGGGTGA
- a CDS encoding Amuc_1102 family pilus-like protein — protein sequence MKHRFATVRRSALAAVAATAAAFALLPASVSAQAKGEVGNLTFDDLPSPDIKAGKDKAFKPKDWLEVEAGFKLPGTPEQKKIGFINSVTVKWYVAMKNPDGKGFIKLSKTIEHINVPVDEEVFTSVYMSPSALKRLTGKDKAGKGAVEAVGLEVLVDGEKVGQASVKQKEGWWSSGSLSDQSDKFPLLNKNETPFQMFWYDRYAEIQKER from the coding sequence ATGAAACATCGCTTTGCTACCGTCCGTAGGTCGGCACTCGCCGCCGTCGCCGCCACCGCAGCTGCTTTTGCACTGCTTCCGGCATCCGTTTCCGCCCAGGCAAAGGGCGAGGTGGGAAACCTCACCTTCGATGACCTCCCGTCCCCGGACATCAAGGCCGGCAAGGACAAGGCCTTCAAACCGAAGGATTGGCTCGAGGTCGAAGCCGGCTTCAAGCTCCCGGGCACGCCGGAGCAGAAGAAGATCGGCTTCATCAACTCTGTCACCGTGAAGTGGTACGTGGCGATGAAGAACCCGGATGGCAAGGGCTTCATCAAGCTCTCCAAGACGATCGAGCACATCAACGTGCCGGTGGATGAAGAAGTCTTCACTTCCGTCTACATGTCGCCCAGCGCCCTGAAGCGCCTGACCGGTAAGGACAAGGCTGGCAAGGGTGCCGTAGAAGCCGTCGGCCTCGAAGTTCTCGTCGATGGCGAGAAGGTCGGCCAAGCCTCCGTGAAGCAGAAGGAAGGCTGGTGGTCGTCCGGCAGCCTCTCCGACCAGAGCGACAAGTTCCCCCTTCTCAACAAGAACGAGACTCCGTTCCAAATGTTCTGGTACGACCGCTACGCGGAGATCCAGAAGGAGCGCTGA
- a CDS encoding EVE domain-containing protein translates to MRYWLIKSEPDVFSIDHLKKAKREPWSGVRNYQARNYMRDDMKPGDLALFYHSSTNPPGVAGIAKVAGEPYPDPTQFDPKSEYHDPKSTKENPRWMLVDFDFVAKFEAEIPLQTLKEDPSLEGMVVLQKGTRLSITPVEAAHFKRVCKLVGWKP, encoded by the coding sequence ATGCGCTACTGGCTGATCAAATCCGAGCCCGACGTCTTCTCCATCGATCACCTGAAGAAGGCCAAGCGCGAGCCATGGAGCGGCGTGCGGAATTACCAGGCGCGCAACTACATGCGGGATGACATGAAGCCCGGCGATCTCGCGCTCTTCTATCATTCGAGCACGAATCCGCCCGGCGTGGCCGGTATCGCGAAGGTGGCCGGTGAGCCCTATCCGGACCCGACCCAGTTCGATCCGAAGTCCGAGTACCACGATCCGAAATCGACCAAGGAGAACCCGCGCTGGATGCTCGTCGATTTCGACTTCGTCGCGAAATTCGAGGCCGAGATACCGCTCCAAACGCTCAAGGAAGACCCTTCGCTCGAAGGCATGGTAGTGCTGCAGAAGGGCACCCGCCTCTCGATCACTCCGGTCGAAGCCGCCCACTTCAAGCGCGTCTGCAAGCTCGTCGGCTGGAAGCCTTGA